The following proteins are encoded in a genomic region of Corynebacterium atypicum:
- the aceA gene encoding isocitrate lyase: protein MTETGKARTAAEIQKDWDTNPRWEKVTRDFTAEQVAALQGTVVEEHTLARRGAEILWEEINRGGGHYINALGALTGNQAVQQVRAGLRAVYLSGWQVAGDANLAGQTYPDQSLYPANSVPQVVRRINNALLRADEIAALEGDTSVDNWLRPIVADAEAGFGGALNVFELQKAMIAAGAAGTHWEDQLASEKKCGHLGGKLLIPTQQHIRTLNSARLAADVTNTPTVIVARTDAEAATLLTSDVDERDRKFLTGERSAEGYYYVKNGIEPCIDRAKSFAPYADLIWMETGTPDLELAKQFAEAVKAEYPDQLLAYNCSPSFNWSKYLSDTDIAKFQKELGEIGFVFQFITLAGFHALNYAMFDLAYSYARDGMTSFVDLQNREFQAAEERGFTAVKHQREVGAGYFDAVATTVDPNSSTTALKGSTEEGQF from the coding sequence ATGACTGAAACCGGCAAGGCCCGCACTGCAGCGGAGATCCAGAAGGACTGGGACACGAACCCGCGCTGGGAAAAAGTCACTCGAGATTTCACCGCCGAACAGGTCGCGGCCCTGCAGGGCACCGTGGTTGAGGAGCACACCTTGGCCCGTCGCGGTGCCGAAATTCTCTGGGAGGAGATCAACCGGGGCGGCGGCCACTACATCAATGCCCTGGGGGCGCTGACCGGAAACCAGGCCGTCCAACAGGTGCGCGCCGGACTGCGAGCGGTCTACCTATCTGGGTGGCAGGTCGCCGGCGACGCTAACTTGGCCGGCCAGACATACCCGGATCAGTCGCTCTATCCAGCTAACTCCGTGCCACAGGTCGTGCGTCGCATCAACAACGCGCTGCTCCGGGCCGACGAAATCGCGGCGCTGGAAGGCGATACCTCGGTGGACAACTGGCTGCGCCCGATCGTCGCTGACGCCGAAGCCGGGTTCGGCGGCGCCCTCAACGTCTTTGAGCTGCAGAAGGCCATGATTGCAGCGGGCGCCGCGGGCACCCACTGGGAAGACCAGCTCGCCAGCGAGAAGAAGTGCGGCCACCTGGGCGGCAAGTTGCTCATCCCGACTCAGCAGCACATCCGCACCCTCAACTCAGCGCGCTTGGCGGCGGACGTCACTAATACCCCGACCGTGATTGTCGCGCGGACCGATGCCGAGGCTGCGACGCTGTTGACCTCTGACGTCGACGAACGCGACCGCAAGTTCCTCACCGGTGAGCGCTCGGCAGAGGGCTACTACTACGTCAAGAACGGCATTGAGCCCTGCATCGACCGCGCGAAGTCGTTTGCCCCCTACGCCGACCTCATTTGGATGGAGACCGGTACGCCGGACCTTGAGCTGGCCAAGCAGTTTGCAGAGGCCGTCAAGGCCGAGTATCCGGATCAGCTGCTCGCATACAACTGCTCGCCTTCCTTCAACTGGTCCAAGTACCTATCCGACACGGACATCGCTAAGTTCCAAAAGGAGCTCGGCGAGATAGGCTTCGTCTTCCAGTTCATCACGCTTGCTGGCTTCCACGCCCTGAACTACGCCATGTTCGACCTCGCCTACAGCTACGCCCGTGACGGGATGACCTCCTTCGTGGACCTGCAGAACAGGGAGTTCCAGGCGGCCGAAGAGCGCGGATTTACTGCGGTTAAGCACCAGCGCGAAGTGGGCGCCGGCTATTTCGACGCCGTGGCGACCACCGTCGACCCGAACTCCTCGACCACCGCTTTGAAGGGCTCAACCGAAGAAGGCCAGTTTTAG
- a CDS encoding dipeptide ABC transporter ATP-binding protein — protein sequence MSEKTAERPLLKVKDLNVAFTSSTGVVEAVRGFNLTMYPGQAVAIVGESGSGKSTAAMALLGLLPGTGRVTSGSIDFDGHELTELDDTGMQKFCGSHIGLVPQDPMSNLNPVWRIGTQVAEALRANNVVPGSAVHDKVTQLLTEAGLDDAARRAKQYPHEFSGGMRQRALIAIGLAANPRLLIADEPTSALDVTVQKRILDHLEKLAREHESAVLSITHDLGLAAERAEHLLVMHRGRVVESGPSLDILRDPQHPYTRRLVKAAPSLASARIQSAQEQGLTSDELLTRTEVAGAAESAEHVIEVSNLTKDFEVRGARGEQKVLRAVDDVSFYVRRGTTTALVGESGSGKSTVANMVLGLVQPSAGKVFLGGRDLDTLSAKEKFAVRRKMQVVFQNPYGSLDPMFSIYRCIEEPLTTHKVGSRKERERRVADLLDMVALPRSAMRRYPNELSGGQRQRVAIARALALGPEVLVLDEAVSALDVLVQNQILQLLASLQAELSLSYLFITHDLAVVRQTADDVVVMKEGRLIEKGTTDQIFASSQDPYTRNLINSVPGLGIELGEG from the coding sequence ATGAGCGAAAAGACCGCGGAGCGACCCCTGCTCAAGGTGAAGGACTTAAATGTGGCCTTCACTTCGTCAACCGGCGTGGTTGAGGCCGTGCGCGGGTTCAATCTCACGATGTACCCCGGCCAGGCCGTCGCCATCGTCGGAGAATCTGGATCCGGGAAGTCGACGGCAGCCATGGCTCTCCTGGGGCTGTTGCCCGGCACTGGGCGAGTGACCTCTGGGAGCATTGATTTTGACGGCCACGAGCTCACCGAGCTCGATGACACGGGGATGCAGAAGTTCTGCGGCTCGCACATCGGTCTGGTGCCGCAGGACCCGATGAGCAACCTCAACCCGGTCTGGCGCATCGGTACGCAGGTGGCCGAGGCGTTGCGCGCCAATAACGTCGTCCCCGGAAGTGCCGTGCACGATAAGGTCACGCAGCTGCTCACCGAGGCGGGGCTTGACGACGCGGCGCGGCGCGCTAAGCAGTATCCGCACGAGTTTTCCGGCGGGATGCGCCAGCGCGCGTTGATCGCCATCGGGTTGGCAGCCAACCCGAGGTTGTTGATAGCGGACGAACCGACCTCCGCGCTCGACGTGACGGTGCAAAAACGCATTCTGGACCACTTGGAGAAGCTGGCCCGGGAGCATGAGAGCGCGGTCTTGTCCATCACCCACGACCTCGGTCTGGCCGCCGAGCGTGCCGAGCATCTGTTGGTGATGCACCGTGGTCGCGTGGTGGAGTCTGGACCCAGCCTGGACATTCTGCGCGACCCGCAGCACCCGTACACCCGGCGGCTGGTCAAGGCTGCGCCGTCGCTTGCCTCGGCGCGCATCCAGTCCGCGCAGGAGCAGGGGCTTACGAGCGATGAGCTGCTGACCCGCACCGAGGTCGCGGGCGCTGCGGAGTCCGCCGAGCACGTCATCGAGGTCTCGAATCTGACCAAGGACTTCGAGGTCCGCGGAGCGCGCGGTGAGCAAAAGGTTCTGCGCGCGGTCGACGACGTGTCGTTCTATGTGCGCCGTGGGACGACGACGGCGCTCGTGGGCGAGTCTGGCTCGGGCAAGTCGACGGTAGCCAATATGGTGCTGGGGCTGGTGCAGCCGAGCGCCGGCAAAGTCTTTTTGGGAGGCCGCGACCTGGATACGCTGAGCGCCAAAGAGAAATTTGCGGTGCGACGCAAGATGCAGGTGGTCTTCCAGAACCCGTACGGCTCGCTCGACCCGATGTTTTCCATCTATCGGTGCATCGAGGAGCCGCTGACCACGCACAAGGTGGGTTCGCGCAAGGAGCGCGAGCGCCGGGTGGCTGACTTGCTCGATATGGTGGCGCTGCCGCGCTCGGCGATGCGGCGTTACCCCAACGAGCTGTCCGGCGGCCAGCGCCAGCGCGTTGCGATCGCCCGCGCCCTCGCGCTGGGCCCCGAGGTGCTCGTCTTGGACGAGGCGGTCAGCGCCCTGGACGTGCTAGTTCAGAACCAGATCTTGCAGCTGCTGGCCTCCCTGCAGGCCGAGTTGAGCTTGAGCTACCTGTTTATCACCCACGATCTGGCGGTGGTGCGTCAGACCGCGGACGACGTCGTGGTGATGAAAGAGGGGCGGCTGATCGAGAAGGGCACGACCGACCAGATTTTTGCCTCGTCTCAGGACCCCTACACCCGCAACCTGATTAACTCTGTGCCGGGCTTGGGCATCGAGCTGGGCGAAGGCTAG
- a CDS encoding ABC transporter permease, whose translation MPNHIESNAAETPAAETKTKKFFAAREGQEHFIAPGDETGLGAVDAVADDSAPASQWAVAWRYLRRRPLFWISAGLIVLALVVAIAPGLFTSVDPRACALSNSLGGPEAGHPFGFDRQGCDIYARTVYGARASVAVGVLTTVAVVVIGTLIGALAGFFGGFLDTLLSRLTDIFFAVPLVLAAIVVMQMFKEHRTIITVVVVLALFGWTNIARITRGAVLGVKNEEYVTAARALGASRWQILTSHILPNAAAPIIVYATVALGTFIVAEATLSFLGVGLPPTIVSWGGDISAAQASLRTQPMVLFWPAIALALTVLSFIMMGDVVRDALDPKARKR comes from the coding sequence ATGCCTAATCACATTGAATCCAACGCGGCCGAAACCCCGGCCGCGGAGACGAAGACCAAGAAGTTCTTCGCCGCGCGCGAGGGCCAAGAGCACTTCATCGCGCCCGGCGATGAGACCGGGCTCGGAGCAGTCGACGCTGTGGCCGACGACTCCGCGCCGGCCTCCCAGTGGGCGGTCGCCTGGCGCTATTTGCGCCGCCGGCCGTTATTCTGGATCTCCGCCGGGCTGATCGTGCTAGCCCTCGTGGTCGCTATCGCGCCCGGGCTGTTTACCTCGGTGGACCCGCGCGCCTGCGCGCTTTCCAATTCGCTGGGCGGGCCCGAGGCCGGGCACCCCTTCGGTTTTGACCGCCAGGGCTGCGACATTTACGCCCGCACGGTCTACGGTGCACGGGCTTCGGTCGCGGTCGGTGTGCTCACTACCGTGGCGGTGGTGGTGATCGGCACCTTGATCGGCGCCCTCGCCGGCTTCTTTGGCGGCTTCCTCGATACGCTGTTGTCCCGGCTGACGGATATCTTCTTCGCCGTTCCGTTGGTGCTCGCCGCCATCGTGGTGATGCAGATGTTCAAGGAGCACCGGACGATCATCACGGTAGTCGTGGTGCTCGCGCTCTTCGGCTGGACAAACATCGCGCGCATCACCCGCGGTGCGGTGCTCGGCGTCAAAAACGAGGAGTACGTGACGGCGGCCCGGGCGTTGGGCGCGTCGCGCTGGCAGATCTTGACCAGCCACATCCTGCCCAACGCGGCGGCCCCGATCATTGTCTACGCCACGGTGGCGCTCGGCACTTTTATCGTCGCTGAGGCAACGCTGTCGTTTCTTGGGGTGGGGTTGCCGCCGACGATCGTCTCCTGGGGTGGGGATATCTCTGCGGCTCAGGCGTCGCTGCGCACGCAGCCGATGGTGCTGTTCTGGCCGGCGATCGCGTTGGCACTTACCGTCTTAAGTTTCATCATGATGGGCGACGTCGTCCGCGACGCCCTTGACCCGAAGGCGAGGAAGCGATGA
- a CDS encoding ABC transporter permease — protein MLRYTGRRLLQMIPVFFGATLLLYAMVFLMPGDPVEALGGDRGLTDAARERITAEYNLDKPFIVQYLLYLKGIVTLDFGTTFSGRPVSEAMANAYPVTIKLAVMALVFEAVFGIAFGVLAGVRRGGIFDSTVLVVSLFVIAVPSFVIGFVLQFLVGVKWGILPVTVGNHEDFVSLLMPAIVLGALSFAYVLRLTRQSVSENLRADYMRTARAKGLGKGQVMMRHVLRNSLIPVVTFLGADLGALMGGAIVTEGIFGINGVGGAIYQAILKGEPTTVVSFTTVLVIVYIVANLLVDLIYAVLDPRIRYA, from the coding sequence ATGCTCAGATACACCGGGCGGCGCCTGCTGCAGATGATCCCCGTCTTCTTTGGGGCGACTCTGTTGCTGTACGCCATGGTGTTCCTGATGCCCGGCGACCCCGTCGAAGCACTCGGCGGGGATCGCGGGCTTACGGACGCCGCGCGTGAACGCATCACCGCCGAATACAACCTAGACAAGCCCTTCATCGTGCAGTACCTGCTGTACCTCAAGGGGATCGTGACCTTAGACTTTGGCACCACGTTTTCAGGACGCCCCGTATCTGAAGCGATGGCTAATGCCTACCCGGTGACGATCAAGCTCGCGGTCATGGCCCTCGTCTTCGAAGCCGTCTTCGGCATCGCCTTCGGCGTGCTCGCCGGCGTTCGCCGCGGCGGGATCTTCGACTCGACCGTTCTCGTCGTCTCTCTCTTCGTTATCGCGGTGCCCTCCTTCGTCATCGGGTTCGTGCTGCAGTTCCTCGTCGGGGTCAAGTGGGGGATCCTGCCCGTCACCGTGGGCAACCACGAGGACTTCGTCTCTTTGCTCATGCCGGCGATCGTGCTGGGCGCGCTGTCCTTTGCCTATGTTCTGAGGCTGACCCGGCAGTCCGTCTCGGAGAACCTTCGCGCCGATTACATGCGCACGGCTCGAGCCAAAGGTTTGGGCAAAGGCCAGGTCATGATGCGTCACGTGCTGCGCAACTCGTTGATCCCGGTGGTCACGTTCTTAGGCGCTGACCTGGGCGCGTTGATGGGCGGCGCCATCGTCACCGAGGGCATCTTCGGGATCAATGGCGTAGGCGGGGCCATCTACCAGGCGATCCTTAAAGGAGAGCCGACCACCGTCGTGTCCTTTACTACGGTGCTGGTCATCGTCTATATCGTGGCCAACCTTCTGGTCGACCTGATCTACGCCGTGCTTGATCCGAGGATCCGCTATGCCTAA
- a CDS encoding peptide ABC transporter substrate-binding protein: MRLRNAVAVLSAVGLAFGLASCSSNGDNAATGAAGANYVRTFGTEPQNPLLPGDTNEVGGGNIIDLLFSGLVYYDAEGEIHNELAESIETQDSQHFTVKIKDGETFSDGSPVTAHSFVDAWNYSVENSQLGAYFFKPILGYKEGVKEMEGLKVEDDHTFTIELTQPEADFPTRLGYSAFYPLPESAFADMKAFGENPVGNGPYKLLEWNHNQDATVVPDETYSGDRKAKNDGVQFVFYSKQDAAYADLLAGNLDVLDQVPDTAFATYQDELADRSVNKPGAVFQSITLAGNDDRFSGEAGKLRREAISMAIDREEITKTIFEGTRTPATDFTSPVIPGHSDSLKGTDVLKFDPAKAKELWDEAEKMEPFTGELTIGYNSDGGHQAWVDAVANQLRNNLGIEANGAPTPDFKTLRDDVTERTIKGAFRTGWQADYPSLGNFLGPLYGTGGGSNDGDYSNPAFDDKLKQASGAQDLEDANKFYNEAQEILLKDLPAIPLWYSNTVGGHSENVDNVEFSWKSVPVYYEITKK; the protein is encoded by the coding sequence ATGAGACTAAGAAATGCGGTGGCGGTGCTCTCCGCCGTGGGGCTCGCCTTTGGGCTGGCCTCCTGCTCCAGCAACGGCGACAACGCGGCCACCGGGGCCGCCGGCGCCAACTACGTGCGTACCTTTGGCACCGAACCGCAGAACCCGCTCCTGCCAGGCGACACCAACGAGGTCGGCGGCGGCAACATCATCGATCTCCTCTTCTCCGGCCTGGTCTACTACGACGCCGAGGGCGAGATCCACAACGAGCTGGCCGAATCCATCGAGACGCAAGACTCCCAGCACTTCACGGTGAAGATCAAAGACGGCGAGACTTTCTCCGACGGCTCGCCGGTTACCGCCCACAGCTTCGTCGACGCCTGGAACTATTCGGTAGAGAATTCCCAGCTGGGCGCCTACTTCTTCAAGCCGATCCTGGGCTACAAGGAGGGCGTGAAGGAGATGGAGGGCCTGAAGGTCGAAGATGACCACACCTTCACCATCGAGCTCACCCAGCCGGAGGCGGACTTTCCCACCCGCCTGGGCTACTCGGCCTTCTACCCACTACCCGAGTCCGCCTTCGCGGACATGAAGGCCTTTGGTGAGAACCCGGTGGGCAACGGTCCGTACAAGCTTTTGGAGTGGAACCACAACCAGGACGCGACAGTCGTGCCGGACGAGACGTACTCCGGGGACCGCAAGGCGAAGAACGACGGCGTGCAATTCGTCTTCTACTCCAAGCAGGACGCCGCGTACGCCGACCTCCTCGCAGGCAACCTGGACGTGCTCGACCAGGTTCCGGATACCGCCTTCGCCACCTACCAAGACGAGCTGGCAGATCGCTCCGTTAACAAGCCGGGCGCGGTGTTCCAGTCGATCACGCTGGCCGGAAACGATGACCGCTTTAGCGGAGAGGCGGGCAAGCTGCGCCGCGAGGCGATCTCGATGGCGATCGACCGCGAGGAGATCACGAAGACGATCTTCGAGGGCACGCGCACGCCGGCCACCGACTTCACCTCGCCGGTGATCCCGGGCCACTCGGACAGCCTCAAGGGCACGGACGTGCTGAAGTTTGACCCGGCCAAGGCTAAGGAGCTCTGGGATGAGGCCGAGAAGATGGAGCCGTTTACGGGAGAGCTGACCATCGGCTACAACTCTGACGGCGGCCACCAGGCGTGGGTCGATGCCGTGGCAAACCAGCTGCGCAACAACCTCGGCATCGAGGCCAACGGTGCACCGACCCCGGACTTTAAGACGCTGCGCGACGACGTCACGGAGCGCACCATCAAGGGCGCCTTCCGCACCGGATGGCAGGCCGACTACCCCTCGTTGGGCAACTTCCTCGGGCCGCTGTACGGCACCGGCGGCGGCTCGAACGACGGCGACTACTCCAACCCCGCCTTCGACGACAAGCTCAAGCAGGCCTCGGGTGCGCAGGACCTCGAGGATGCCAATAAGTTCTACAACGAGGCCCAGGAGATCCTCCTTAAGGATCTCCCGGCGATCCCGCTGTGGTACTCCAACACCGTGGGTGGGCACTCGGAGAACGTGGACAACGTCGAGTTCTCCTGGAAGTCGGTGCCCGTCTACTACGAGATCACCAAGAAGTAG
- a CDS encoding lipoate--protein ligase family protein, with product MNDVELKTHHFERKVPGGKLVVADIADDGSHIVKASISGDFFLEPEEAFDALRSSLVGAPVTATTDELESRLTRALDEVGECVLHGFTLHDVAQVTRRALLDARDLTDFEWAVIPATTLPTPVNVALDEYLLREVQAGRRGPTLRFWDWEDKAVVFGSYQSFANELDSEGIERHGIVPVRRISGGGAMFMEGGNCVTYSMYVPDSATRGLSYEESYQYLDQWVLAGLKSLGVEAWYVPINDITSTGGKIGGAAQKRVRGTVLHHTTMSYDIDADKMMDVLRIGKVKISDKGIRSAKKRVDPLRRQTGVSRQAVIDALTEAFTSRYPSTFSELSTADIDAAKDLVAKKFGTNEWMHRVP from the coding sequence ATGAACGACGTTGAGCTAAAGACCCATCACTTTGAGCGGAAAGTCCCCGGTGGCAAACTCGTCGTCGCCGACATCGCTGACGACGGCTCCCACATCGTGAAAGCGAGCATCTCAGGCGACTTTTTCCTGGAGCCGGAGGAGGCCTTCGACGCCCTGCGCTCCAGCCTAGTCGGGGCGCCAGTGACAGCCACCACGGACGAGCTCGAGTCCCGGCTGACGCGCGCGCTCGACGAGGTCGGCGAGTGCGTCCTGCACGGGTTCACGCTTCACGACGTCGCCCAGGTCACCCGCCGCGCCCTCCTCGACGCCCGCGACCTCACCGACTTCGAATGGGCCGTGATCCCGGCGACCACCTTGCCCACTCCCGTCAATGTCGCCCTCGACGAATATCTGCTGCGCGAGGTACAGGCGGGGCGCCGCGGGCCCACCTTGAGGTTCTGGGACTGGGAGGACAAGGCCGTCGTCTTCGGCTCATATCAGTCGTTTGCTAACGAGCTCGATTCCGAGGGCATCGAGCGCCACGGTATCGTGCCGGTACGCAGGATCTCGGGCGGCGGGGCGATGTTCATGGAGGGCGGTAACTGCGTCACCTACTCCATGTACGTGCCCGATTCAGCCACCCGCGGCTTGAGCTACGAGGAGTCCTACCAGTACCTCGACCAATGGGTGCTGGCTGGGCTGAAGTCGCTTGGCGTCGAGGCCTGGTACGTCCCGATCAATGACATCACCTCCACTGGCGGCAAGATCGGCGGGGCGGCCCAGAAGCGGGTGCGCGGAACGGTGCTGCACCACACCACGATGAGCTATGACATCGACGCCGACAAGATGATGGACGTGCTGCGCATCGGCAAGGTGAAGATCTCAGACAAGGGAATCCGCAGCGCCAAAAAGCGCGTCGATCCGCTGCGCCGCCAGACGGGGGTCTCCCGCCAGGCCGTGATCGACGCTCTGACCGAGGCGTTTACCAGCCGCTACCCCTCGACCTTCAGCGAGCTCAGCACCGCGGATATCGACGCCGCAAAGGACCTCGTGGCCAAGAAATTCGGCACCAACGAGTGGATGCACAGGGTGCCCTAG
- a CDS encoding mismatch-specific DNA-glycosylase, with protein MQHPVTPLPRRPSPLGGAKPATSQLGQFASPEFGVDDILPYDPTRFPLTLLIVGINPGLWTAAVNAPFARPGNRFWPSLVEAGLIPGPVDVSRGMPAGLSSQLLSRGIGLTNLVARPTARADELSREELKEAAARLVGRVRELKPRAVAIAGITAFRDGFEQRRAAIGRQGTEAITGWPDGTALWVVPQPSGLNAHYQIPDLARIWREVWADAQAR; from the coding sequence ATGCAGCACCCCGTTACTCCTCTGCCGCGGCGGCCCTCCCCCCTGGGCGGCGCCAAACCAGCCACCTCACAACTGGGCCAGTTCGCCAGCCCAGAGTTCGGGGTCGACGACATCCTGCCTTACGACCCCACCCGCTTTCCACTGACCCTCCTCATCGTGGGAATCAACCCCGGGTTGTGGACGGCCGCCGTGAACGCCCCCTTCGCCCGCCCGGGCAACCGCTTCTGGCCCTCGCTCGTCGAGGCGGGCCTAATTCCTGGGCCCGTCGATGTCTCTCGCGGGATGCCCGCCGGGCTGAGCTCGCAGCTGCTGTCCCGCGGCATCGGGCTGACCAATCTCGTCGCCCGCCCCACAGCCCGCGCCGATGAGCTCAGCCGCGAAGAACTCAAGGAGGCCGCCGCGCGGCTCGTTGGCCGGGTCCGCGAGCTTAAGCCGCGCGCGGTGGCCATCGCGGGGATCACCGCGTTTCGCGACGGCTTCGAGCAGCGCCGGGCCGCGATCGGCCGCCAGGGCACCGAGGCGATCACCGGCTGGCCGGATGGGACCGCCCTGTGGGTGGTACCCCAGCCCAGCGGACTCAACGCCCACTACCAGATCCCGGATCTCGCCCGTATCTGGCGCGAAGTCTGGGCAGATGCCCAAGCCCGGTAA
- the selB gene encoding selenocysteine-specific translation elongation factor: MYVVATAGHVDHGKSTLVRALTGQDPDRWDEEKRRGLTIDLGFVWTTLASGRNVAFVDVPGHERFIGNMLAGLAPVNTVLFVIAADEGWQQQTEDHFAAVRALGIRHGLVVLTRADRATAERLAEVRAQVARKLEGSGLADAEVIAVSAKTSDGMAELRAALDRMLAGLPHADPDAAVRMWLDRSFSITGAGTVVTGTLTAGTVAVGDQLELVSKHGERTVEVRGVQSEETAQGTIGPVNRVALNLRSVDKNRIHRGDALLTPGAWWLTQTLDAAVVTRAKATELPRELAVHVGTAELQGRLRALGEGFVRVHLPRRLPLRRGDRMVLRAPGGHEVLAGIEIVDVDPPELSGRGAGKRRGDELSALDAAAEVARYQAVRRADLVKQGWRLPEDVAQAGMIEAGGWLLSRPAAKRWVAALRESVATAPALNPGVARDAAVNALGLPDAELITGLVAAAGLVVKDGRIVDPRAKVDLGPAEEGIAQIEEWLAEEPFRAPEADELADLKLGPKQLAAAERAGRIIRLGSERSVILLPDAPQRARAVLGGIEQPFTLSQARRALDTTRRIAVPLLEHLDGLGMTRRLDGNLRVVR, encoded by the coding sequence GTGTACGTAGTTGCCACTGCAGGCCACGTTGACCACGGCAAGTCGACTCTCGTTCGCGCGTTGACCGGCCAGGACCCGGATCGCTGGGACGAGGAAAAACGCCGCGGGTTGACGATCGACTTGGGCTTTGTGTGGACCACCTTGGCTTCCGGGCGCAACGTCGCATTCGTCGACGTCCCGGGCCACGAGCGCTTTATCGGAAACATGCTCGCCGGGCTGGCCCCGGTCAATACGGTGCTCTTTGTGATTGCCGCCGATGAGGGCTGGCAGCAGCAGACCGAGGACCACTTCGCCGCGGTCCGCGCGCTGGGCATTCGACACGGGCTGGTAGTGCTCACCCGCGCCGACCGCGCAACCGCCGAGCGGTTGGCTGAGGTGCGCGCTCAGGTGGCGCGCAAGCTCGAGGGCTCGGGGCTTGCCGACGCCGAGGTCATCGCCGTTTCTGCGAAGACGTCGGACGGGATGGCCGAGCTGCGCGCGGCCCTGGACCGGATGCTCGCAGGTCTGCCCCACGCGGACCCGGATGCCGCGGTACGCATGTGGTTGGATCGCTCGTTTAGCATCACCGGCGCCGGGACGGTGGTCACGGGCACGCTCACCGCCGGTACCGTCGCGGTGGGCGACCAGCTCGAGCTCGTGAGCAAGCACGGGGAGCGCACGGTGGAGGTGCGTGGAGTCCAGTCTGAGGAGACCGCCCAGGGGACGATTGGTCCGGTCAACCGGGTGGCGTTAAATCTCAGGTCGGTGGACAAGAACCGGATCCATCGCGGCGATGCTCTGCTCACCCCCGGGGCGTGGTGGCTCACGCAGACTCTCGACGCCGCGGTGGTCACCAGAGCTAAGGCCACCGAGCTGCCGCGCGAGCTGGCGGTGCACGTGGGCACTGCGGAGCTGCAGGGCCGGCTGCGGGCGCTCGGCGAGGGCTTCGTGCGGGTACACCTGCCGCGTCGGTTGCCGCTGCGCCGCGGCGACAGGATGGTACTGCGCGCTCCGGGCGGGCACGAGGTGCTCGCTGGGATAGAGATTGTCGACGTCGATCCGCCGGAACTTTCCGGGCGCGGGGCGGGCAAGCGCCGGGGAGATGAGCTGAGCGCCCTGGACGCCGCCGCCGAGGTCGCGCGCTACCAGGCCGTGCGCCGCGCCGACCTGGTCAAGCAGGGCTGGCGCCTCCCAGAAGACGTGGCCCAGGCAGGCATGATAGAGGCTGGCGGCTGGCTTCTTTCCCGCCCCGCCGCGAAGCGGTGGGTGGCCGCGCTGCGCGAGTCCGTGGCCACGGCGCCTGCGCTTAACCCCGGGGTGGCCCGCGACGCCGCGGTTAATGCCCTGGGCCTTCCGGACGCCGAGCTCATCACCGGCCTGGTGGCCGCGGCGGGTTTGGTGGTCAAAGACGGCAGGATCGTGGATCCGCGGGCGAAGGTGGACCTGGGGCCAGCCGAGGAAGGTATCGCCCAGATCGAAGAGTGGCTGGCCGAAGAGCCGTTCCGGGCCCCCGAGGCTGACGAGCTGGCGGACTTAAAACTGGGCCCGAAGCAGCTGGCGGCCGCGGAGCGTGCGGGGCGCATCATCAGGCTGGGCTCCGAGCGTTCGGTCATCCTGCTGCCGGACGCTCCGCAGCGCGCTCGCGCGGTGCTGGGCGGAATCGAGCAGCCGTTCACGCTCTCGCAGGCGCGCCGGGCCTTGGACACCACGCGCCGGATCGCGGTGCCGCTGTTAGAGCACCTCGATGGGCTGGGCATGACGCGCCGCCTGGATGGGAACCTTCGCGTGGTGCGCTAA